A genomic window from Henningerozyma blattae CBS 6284 chromosome 3, complete genome includes:
- the TOM20 gene encoding TOM complex receptor protein TOM20 (similar to Saccharomyces cerevisiae TOM20 (YGR082W); ancestral locus Anc_3.410) yields the protein MSTNSFSRILSYTSAIVALSATGYALYFDHKRRSSPEFRRQIKLQNKKYKELLEEEQENAKQEKLENVGRILTSELVKDPLPTDPAQREMAFAANVELGEKLAIQPGKELEAACKFYKALTVYPNPADLLGIYQKTVSDEIYEYIVMMIAILPPSSLSPFLGGPASDAARINEIVE from the coding sequence atgtcTACTAATTCATTCAGTCGTATTTTGAGCTATACCAGTGCCATCGTTGCATTATCCGCCACCGGCTATGCTTTATATTTCGATCACAAGAGAAGATCAAGCCCAGAATTTAGAAGACAAATTAAATtgcaaaacaaaaaatataaagaattactggaagaagaacaagaaaatgCTAAGCAAGAGAAGTTAGAAAACGTAGGTAGGATTTTAACTAGTGAGCTAGTTAAAGATCCTTTACCAACTGACCCAGCTCAAAGGGAAATGGCCTTTGCTGCTAATGTGGAATTGGGTGAAAAATTGGCTATCCAGCCAGgtaaagaattagaagCTGCTTGCAAATTCTACAAGGCTTTAACCGTTTATCCAAATCCGGCTGATCTATTAGGTATATATCAAAAGACTGTTTCTGATGAGATCTATGAATATATTGTCATGATGATTGCTATATTGCCACCTTCTTCTCTATCTCCTTTCTTAGGTGGCCCAGCCTCTGATGCAGCTAGGattaatgaaattgtaGAATAA
- the TBLA0C02460 gene encoding uncharacterized protein (similar to Saccharomyces cerevisiae YPR097W; ancestral locus Anc_3.408): protein MQNQVLTPSQEHFLKKELLKSQIRTEFLQLNEINGLRNFGYPFSNIDPKLKKYHHSHSHTNENASIISNKDSISPSKSKNMENAKSLDGKVTLSNSPMLGFFLQEFIISFPLFSQDMIRDLKFWQEKIQVFFEYFMNMKLSDTFIKQKLTTRKNVSNLLINLLKLIYNSGLSTTSELLYYKDKKIKDRKNYSTTEENILPIDDINKYFNTIDPIYINGWDINIIAVIEDNPTTSASTTTSDSLSSTSSSATDYIFSTPKWVKSTFNLTASTSNNLFSKLSISDSTSSNNSSNSNYKYLIKIEKKQFKNHKRVIKVFYIWKTFQDFKLLVHDLKNEFPSKKLPILPRHKHKKDTSTINQTSNASQSTPNLNLNSNSLQIPSANTSTRARANSRATSNSNTSIHSNKEKNNSSSDLDDEESEIDDLNQDENIEEPLFGNKRLLLRQYLRKLLNNKEISQSKILIDFLTLNSIDEKTLFDKNKNKNLIGKINNNQLTDIKNFETELFQRKLYITKINKILKNFNTFKKLLLRDKQFLFLISNELKEKNSIQKLSNEFKSLIDWFKLFLSFTIYKVFIGNTDKNSHGFYNQIRRLHKLMPYAMMSQILKISNPMVIMKSLIDLFLVSPFGNYSLLQSMFSTILNEDLKHQSKIIKKLEMKIIQENKHSSKLIKPLKHFIIKDERYNKIDFTNETNDSSNSLPVCFTVLNEMLKLKLITKELVNELKYSYNLWNAENIENETLEDDFDDDYDSTDITMMKTQNSKKSSSKLTKSSSSSTLNSSTSTIKKSTTKKIIIKSSYYQSFQELFRLYIKERDKKIMRKMWQDPELTQLLKYFINLIYDPMVQIFKIMKADVGLKIFEKFMNDLIRLIDSVINDGNEIYTQANVIKSINDLIDKHQDAFYDLIHEMYVKDKDGVIDGYVVWINKLLGFLKSSKFGNDDDKKVDLNKILEECDDIIDINLIIEQINNIIDRKVQLKILKNQILLKKKAQVFSNFDSNYDENTNFDNHQLSTDSNKENFVESDTDNTKNKSEMLKDLKRTQRKYAKLLHTELDKSEITKFEKTVMITTFTDILSNSPLG from the coding sequence ATGCAGAATCAAGTGTTAACACCTTCTCAAGAGCATTTCTTGAAGAAAGAGCTACTGAAATCTCAAATCAGAACTGAATTCTTACAGTTGAATGAAATCAATGGGTTGAGAAATTTTGGTTATCCATTTTCGAATATAGAtccaaaattgaaaaaatatcatcattcACACTCACatactaatgaaaatgctagtataatatcaaataaGGATTCTATAAGCCCGtctaaatcaaaaaatatggAAAATGCAAAATCTTTAGATGGTAAAGTGACACTTTCTAATTCACCAATGCTAGGATTCTTCTTACAAGAATTCATCATATCTTTCCCTCTATTTTCTCAAGATATGATCCGGGATTTGAAATTCTGGCAAGAGAAGATTCAAGTTTTTTTCGAATATTTCatgaatatgaaattaTCAGATACTTTTATTAAGCAAAAGTTAACTACTAGGAAAaatgtttcaaatttgttaattaaccttttaaaattgatttacaATTCAGGTTTATCTACTACAAGTGAACTTCTTTActataaagataaaaagataaaagataggaaaaattattctacTACGGAGGAAAACATTTTACctattgatgatattaacaagtattttaatacaatagatcctatatatataaatggTTGGGATATCAATATAATAGCGGTGATAGAAGATAATCCAACTACTTCCGCATCAACTACCACTTCtgattcattatcatctacTTCGTCTTCTGCTActgattatattttttctactCCTAAATGGGTTAAATCAACGTTTAATTTAACTGCTTCcacttcaaataatcttttttctaaattatcaatCTCTGATTCTACAagttctaataattcttccaattcaaattataaatacCTTAtaaagattgaaaaaaaacaatttaagAATCATAAAAGAGTTATTAAGGTATTTTACATTTGGAAAACGTTTCAAGATTTTAAACTGTTAGTTCATGAtctaaaaaatgaatttccAAGTAAAAAATTGCCTATTCTACCACGTCATAAACATAAGAAAGATACCTCTACCATAAACCAAACTTCAAATGCATCACAATCCActccaaatttaaatttgaattctaattcattgCAAATACCATCTGCTAATACGAGTACAAGAGCAAGAGCAAATTCACGAGCAACTTCGAATTCAAATACATCAATCCATagtaataaagaaaaaaataattctagtTCAGAtttagatgatgaagaatctGAAATTGATGACCTTAATCAAGACGAGAATATTGAAGAGCCTCTCTTTGGgaataaaagattattattaagacaatatttaagaaaattattaaataataaagaaatttctcaatctaaaattttaattgattttttaaccCTTAATTCCATTGATGAAAAAACATTATTTGacaaaaataagaataaaaatttaattggtaaaattaataataaccaattaactgatattaaaaatttcgaaactgaattatttcaaagaaAGCTTTACATAACAAAGATTAAtaagattttgaaaaattttaatacttttaaaaaattattattacgagacaaacaatttttatttttaatatcaaatgaattaaaagagaaaaatagcattcaaaaattatctaatgaattcaaatctttaatagattggtttaaattatttttatcgtTCACGATTTATAAAGTCTTTATTGGGAATACGGATAAAAATAGCCATGGGTTTTATAATCAAATTAGAAGATTACATAAATTAATGCCATATGCAATGATGTCacaaattttgaaaatttcaaatccaATGGTTATAATGAAAAGTTTAATTGACTTATTCCTTGTGAGTCCATTTGGTAATTACTCACTCTTACAATCAATGTTTTCAACAATTCtaaatgaagatttaaaacatcaatctaagattattaaaaaattagaaatgaaaattatccaagaaaataaacattcttcaaaattaattaagcctttaaaacatttcattattaaagatgaaagatataataaaattgactttactaatgaaacaaatgactcttctaattctttacCTGTTTGTTTTACagttttaaatgaaatgttaaaattaaaattaattaccAAAGAGTTGgttaatgaattgaaatattcgTATAATTTATGGAATgcagaaaatattgaaaatgaaactcttgaagatgattttgatgatgattatgATTCTACAGATATTACCATGATGAAAACgcaaaattctaaaaaatcaaGTTCTAAACTTAcaaaatcttcttcttcatcaacattaaattcttctacTTCTACGATAAAGAAATCTACgacaaagaaaattattattaaaagttcATATTATCAATCTTTCCAAGAGTTATTTAGATTgtatattaaagaaagagataaaaaaattatgagGAAAATGTGGCAAGATCCAGAATTAACacaattattgaaatatttcattaatttaatttatgaTCCAATGGttcaaatctttaaaattatgaaaGCTGATGTGGGTTTAAAAATCTTTGAGAAATTTAtgaatgatttaattaGACTAATAGATTCAGTAATTAATGATGGTAACGAAATTTATACTCAAGCAAATGTTATCAAAAGTATTAATGACTTAATTGATAAACATCAAGATGCATTTtatgatttaattcatGAAATGTATGTCAAAGATAAAGATGGTGTTATTGATGGTTATGTTGTCtggataaataaattacttGGATTTCTAAAAAGTAGTAAATTTggtaatgatgatgataaaaaagttgatttgaataaaatattggaaGAATGCGACGATATTatagatattaatttaatcattgaacaaattaataatatcattgatAGAAAagttcaattaaaaattctaaaaaatcaaatccttttgaagaagaaagctcaagttttttcaaattttgattctaattatgatgaaaatacaaattttgATAACCATCAGTTATCAACAGATagtaataaagaaaattttgtTGAAAGTGATACagataatacaaaaaataaatctgaaatgttaaaagatttgaaaCGAACTCAAAGAAAATATGCTAAATTATTACACACTGAACTTGATAAGTCAGAAATAactaaatttgaaaagacTGTTATGATTACCACTTTTACGGATATTTTATCCAATTCACCATTAGGTTAA
- the SLX9 gene encoding Slx9p (similar to Saccharomyces cerevisiae SLX9 (YGR081C); ancestral locus Anc_3.409), giving the protein MAIKKRNTLRNKAANRGSTQTNNVETNILNNATSILEKLPEDPKAFLHQPKESKKDKILNKQSSFLSQVQQKALKVNPSLSGISKSSARRRKRKMRDELKPKMQDLLTSLDQEEDLKQISNDLKKRQAEVLKVYGNNNNNNNNNNANDNDDMDIDNTAKNNVTNIIRKSSYLKANSVIEPGSIKIKKNAPSIRNQKGSKLLTVNETKRFNEVLTNQVFQKNPFGSLRELIKMQKY; this is encoded by the coding sequence ATGGCtattaagaaaagaaatacCTTGAGAAATAAGGCGGCCAATAGAGGTTCTACCCAAACAAATAATGTTGAAACAAATATACTAAATAATGCAACTTCCATCTTGGAAAAGCTTCCTGAAGATCCAAAAGCCTTTTTGCATCAGCCAAAGGAGTCGAAAAAGGATAAGATTCTGAATAAGCAGAGCTCCTTCCTATCACAGGTTCAACAAAAAGCATTAAAAGTAAATCCATCATTGTCTGGTATTTCCAAATCGTCCGCTAGACGTAGAAAGAGAAAGATGAGAGATGAATTAAAGCCAAAGATGCAAGATCTTTTGACTTCCTTGGATCAAGAGGAAGATTTGAAGCAAATAAGTAATGATTTAAAGAAGAGACAAGCAGAAGTGTTAAAAGTttatggtaataataataataataataataataataatgctaatgataatgatgacaTGGATATAGATAATACTGCTAAAAATAACgttacaaatattattcgAAAATCATCTTATTTGAAGGCTAATTCTGTGATTGAACCAGGtagtattaaaataaagaaaaatgcGCCAAGCATTAGAAATCAGAAGGGTTCTAAACTATTGACTGTGAACGAAACAAAAAGGTTCAACGAAGTGTTAACCAACCAAGTCTTCCAAAAGAACCCATTTGGTTCTTTAAGAGAGCTGATTAAAATGCAGAAGTATTAA